In Solidesulfovibrio carbinoliphilus subsp. oakridgensis, the sequence GCGGCCGTGACCGTGAAGTGCCGCTTCAGGGAAGTGGCGTCGCCCTCGGGGGCCAAGGCCACTTGCGGTTTTTCCGCATCTTTCAGAAAGAGGTAGTATCCGGCAAAGGCCGCCACAGCGAGAGGAGCCACGAGCAGCGCGCCGGCCAGGACGAAAAAGACAGGACCAAAGCTCCTGCGTCGTTTGAAAGGCTTTTTGATGCGCATGCGTTCCGTATCCCCTGGCAGCCGGATAGCGACACTATAGGGCAGGGCGTGATTGCGGGCAAGCAGGCCCTGCGGCCGCCCACGGCAAAGGAGGTTTCATGGAGAACGAAACGAAAAACCCCGGCTCCGACATGGGAATGCGCCCCCTGGCCATGCCCGCGGCCACGGTATGCCTGGCCCTGGCCGCTTTCGGCCTCGGCTTCGGGCGGGATCTGGTCCACCGACGGCTGGCCGACCTGCGCCACGACAACAGGCGGTTAGCCCAGGAGACCGTCATGCGCGGCGACGAGGCCGAACGGGTGGCCGATCTCTTTACCCTGGCCAAGGAGGACCGCCGGCGCTTTCGCCTGACGGCCACGGCCTACTGCCCGCTTTGCGGCACGGACGACGACACGCCCCAGCCCGCCGCCCTCGGCGGCCGGGTCCGGCCCGACCGGACCGTGGCCGTGTCCAGGGACTTGAAACGGCTGCTCGGCCGCAAGGTCTACATCGAAGGACTCGGGGTCCGGGTAGTCGAGGATCTCATGCACCCGCGCTACACCGGCCGGGTGGACCTGTGCCTGGCCGATCGCGAGCAGGCTGTCGCCTTCGGCGTGAAGCGCCTGGAGGTGGTGGTCGTCGACTGACGGAGGAGCAAAGGCACGGGTGCCCGCGGCCGGCAAAAGGCCGGCCTCAGTAGGCCCCGCGCATGCTGCAGACCACCGGCACGGTGCGGAGCAATATCCGCAGGTCCAGGGCCACCGACCAGGTGTCCACGTATTCGATGTCAAGTTCCATCATCCGCTCGAAGGGAATGGTGTTGCGGCCGCAGATCTGCCACAGGCAGGTGATGCCGGGCTTGACGCCGAACCGCCGTCGCGGCCAGTCCTTTTCGATGCGGATGACGTCGCGCACGGGCAGCGGCCGGGGACCGACAAGGCTCATCTCGCCGCGAAGCACGTTAAAAAGCTGCGGCAGCTCGTCGATGCTGGTCTTGCGCAGGAGCCGGCCAATGGGGGTGATGCGCGGATCGTTTTTGATCTTGAACGTGGCCCCGCACATCTCGTTTTGGCATTCGAGCCCGGCCTGCAAGGCCTCGGCGTTTTGCACCATGGTGCGGAACTTGTAGAACTTGAAAAGCCGCTTGTTGAGCCCCACCCGTTCCTGGACAAAGAGGGCCGGCCCGGGCGAGGTCAGGCGCACGAGGGCCCAGACGGCGAGGAGCAGCGGCGAAAGCAGGACCAGCATCGCCAGGGACACGGTCACGTCCAGAAACCGCTTGAGGATCAGTTCCCGCTCGTCGGCCAGGGTGTTGGTGATGGTGACCACGAGCTCGCCGCCGTGGCTGCCCGGCCGGTGGCGCGGGTTGGCCAGCTCGAAAAGGCGGGTGACCACCGTCACGGACACGCCCTGCTCCTCGCATTCGGACACGAGATTGGTGGCCCGGTCGCACAGATCGGTGAGCGGCAGGCAGATGAGGACCTCGTCCACCACATGTTCTCGCAGGTAGGCGGCGAAATCCGACACCCCCGACACCAGCCGGAAGCGTTCGGGCAGCGGCGTCGGCACGGGCGCTTCCCATTCGAGGCCGACAAAGCCCATGAACCGGTGGCCGTGGCCGGGGTTTTCGAGCATGCGCAGGGCGATTTCCTGGGCGCGGGCCCCGGTGCCGACGATCAGCGTTCGCCGGGCCGCGATGCCTTGGGCCTCGGTCAGGAACAGGAGGCGTCTGGTCACGAACCGGGCGGCGATGCCGCCCACACAGGCCATGACCCAGTAGGTGGCCAGAAAGGCCGGGGTCACCAGGGGCGGATTGAGCACGGCCGCGACCACCACCAGGATCAGCACCACGGCGGTGACGGCCTTGACCGAGGCCTTGAGCGCCTGGCGCCACAGAAAAAGGGCGGTCTCGGTATAGAGGGCGAAAAGGGGAAAGACGCTGGCCGTGGCCACGAAAAGGCCCAGGAACAAGGCCGCTGTGGCGGCATCGAAATGCAGGGCCGTATCCGGGGGCACGGCCGGCAGTTCGGTCGAGGCCACCTTCGCCGCCACAAGAAGCGAAACCGCCGCCACCCCCAGGTCGATGCTGCGCAGCCACGTGATGGCGCGTTGTCTGGTCTTGAAAGCCAAATATCCACCCCGGTCGCGGATTTCGCCCACAACGTGAGGCTCAGGGCCCTGTGGGGGACGCTCCCCTGGCCCATCAATCCGACCAAGGTCACCCATGAAAGGAATTTTACCCATACTTACCGCTTTTTTGCAACCAATATGCCATCCGTTCGTCCTGTTACTTTTCGACCCACCAGGGACAAGGGGGAGAAATGACAAGGGGATATCACCCGATGGACGGTGCTGGCCGGCGAAGGCCCCTGGGCCTGGGGACCACGCTTCCGCCGGCCATGGCCACTATCACGGAATGGCGGCAAAGTGCCGGAGACGAAAAAAGCCCGGCCGCGCAAGGCGGCCGGGCTTTGGAAACCATCGTCGCAACGGGGCTACTTCTTGTTGAGCCCGACTTCCTGGGGGAAGATCGGCAGGTAGCGGTAGGACAGGCTCATGACGATGAAGCCGTAGGCCACGATCATGAGCGAGGAGGTCCACTCCGCCCAGTTGGGGGTGTAGATTTCCCACTTGGTAAAAGGCAGCACCGGCTGGGCCAGGGCCTGGACGGTGAAGACGTAGCGGTTGATGATGACGCCGAGGCAGGACAGGGCCGCGCCGGCGTACATGAAGGCCGGCTTCTTGCGCAGCGGGGTCAGGAGGAAGATGACCGGCACCGGCAGGCACAGGACCAGCTCGGTGAAAAAGAGCCACCGGCCGTAGACCAGCTCGTAAAACATCTGGTCAAAGGTCAGGCCGGCCCGGGGCAGGACGTTGTTGATCCAGGCCCAGGTGTCGAGATACTTAAACACCATGTAGATCAGCAGCATCGTGCCGCCGATCTTGCACATGAGCGATTTGACGCGGTAGGTGGTCAGCTTGCGGCCGGACAGCTTTTCCATGAAGCCGCAGATAAGGACCGTCAGGCACGGGCCGGAGGCAATGGCCGACAGGACGAACAGGAAAAACGTCCACGGCCAGATGAAAAACCCGTCGCGGAAGGCGTAGGGCCGGGCGAACATGACGCCGTACATGCCGCCGAGGGAACCCTGGTGGAAGGTGGAGAGAAACGCGCCGATGCCGGCGAAAAGCGGCATGACCACGTGCATCTGGTGGGCCAGGTTGTGCAGGAACGGGATCTTGTTGATCTGCTTCTGCTCGAGGATCAAGGGCACGTACTCGATGATGAGCACCATCAGGTAGCAGGTGATGCAGAAGATAACTTCCGTCAGCATCGAGTGGACGTTGGGGTGCCAGTAGCCGAACCAGGCCCGAATCGGCTGGCCGACGTCGAGCGACAGGATGATCATGGCTCCGGAGTAGCAGATGAAGCCCTTGATCACGGTCAGGTTGATGATGTTTTTGAGCTCGTCAATGCCGATGATGTAGCGGAGCAGGCCCGTGAAAAAGGCGCCCGCGCCGAGGGCGATGACGGCCAGGTCGAAGGTGATCCACAGGCCGAACCCGAAGTAGTTGTCAAGGCCCGTGACGCCGATGCCCTTCCAGAGGACCAGGCCGGCGGCAATGGCGCCCAAAAGCACCCAGAGGCCCAGAAAACCCAGCCAGGCCAGGAACTTCCCGAGAGGGCACCGCTCGACCCCCAGGGGATACCAGTTTTTTTCCATTTCCATTAAGCTCATTGCATCCCCCCGGAATTACTCGCTTTTAAGGTAGTTGTCGCCGAGCTTTCGCACCCACTCGCGCCGGCTGATGTAGTAGACCTGGGTGTCGGTGCCCAGGCGTTCGAGCAGCCGGAAGGCATTGGGGCTCTTGCTCAGTTCGTGCACCTTGTGCTTCGGATTCTTGAGGTCCCCGAAGGAGAGGGCCCCGGAGGGGCAATTCTGCACGCAGGACGTGACGTAGGCGCCGTCGTCGAGGTCGTCGGGGTTCTTGCCCGCGACCCTGGCGGCATCCTTGGCCAGGTTCCAGCGGTGGTGGCAAAAGGTGCATTTTTCCACCACGCCGCGCGGACGCACGGAGGTCAGCGGCGCGAGGACTTTTTCCATGCCTTCGGGCCAGATCGGATCGTACCAGCCGAAATACCGGACGTGGTACGGGCAGGCCGCCACACAGTACCGGCAGCCGATGCAACGGGGGTAGACCTGGCTGACGATGCCGCCGTCCTCGTTCTTGTCCGTGGCGATGACCGGGCACACGGACACGCAGGGCGGATTGCCGCACTGCTGGCAGGGCCGGGGCAGGTAGGCGATGTCGTGGTTCGGAAAGGCCTTGTCGTTGGTCAGTTCGTACACCAGCATCCAGGAGGTGCTGCGCAGCTTGTTGGACGCCTCGGGCTGGGGATTGATATTGTTTTCCGTCTGACAGGAGGCCATGCAGGCCCCGCAGCCGGTGCATTTGTCGATGTCGATCACCATGCCCCAGGTGATCGGGAATTCCTTCGTGCTTTGTCCGGACATGTCGGCTTCCCTCTGGCTTGCGTTAGGCTATTTTGACTTCCGCGGCGGTCCACACGGACATGCCGGTGCCCGGCTCCTCGGCAACGGCCATGAGGGACAGGTAGTTGGCCCCTTTGCCCTTGCTGAAGATGTCGAAGGCGGTGTGGCCATACCCCAGGGGTGCGGCGACCACGCCGGTCATGACGCTCTCGAAGATGTGGACCTTGGCTTCGCGGTCGACGCCCGCGCCGGTGAGTTTCACCGTGGCGCCCTTCTTGACGCCAAGGGCCTTGGCCGTCTCGGCGTTGAGCTTCACGAAGGTGGCCTCGCCAAGGAGCTCCGTGTCCGGGACCATGGTCAGGTCCTGGCACGGGATGCCGGTGGTCGGCGTGCCGGTGCGCAGCTGGGCGTAGGGAGCGAGGACGGCCGTCTTGGCCGGAGCCTTGGCGATCTTGACGGCCTTGGCCAGAACGTCCGGAGCGAAGCCCATGCCGGTCTGGGCGACCGTGCCGACCATGGTCCAGGCGTAGCCGGCTTCCAGGGCCTTCCAGAGGTCGCCGGCGGCCAGCGCGGGCGCGGGCTTGCCGGCCGCCACCTGCCAGGGCATGACGTCTTTGGCCACAAAGCCGCCCGAGGCCTTGCCGAGGGTGGCCACCTTCTCCTTGAGCATGGCCAGGAAGCCGTCGAACTTGAGGTCCACGCTCATCTTGCGGGCCAGGGCGAAGATCACGTCGCCGGTGGTCCGGGTGTCGTGCACGGGCTTCTGGATGGGCCGCACCAGGCTGTAGAGGCAAAAGCCCGAGCCGTAGGGCGTGACCACGTCATCGTAGCGCTCAAGCGTCAGGGAGTTGGGCAGGACCAGGTCGCACATGGCCGCGGTCTCGTCCAGAAACGAGGCGAAGCTGACCTTGTACGGAATCTTTTCCAGGGCCTTGGCCATGGTCGCCGTCTCGGGCAGGCCGTAGGCCGGGTTGGCGTCGTAGACCAAGAGCGCCTGGGGGGCCTTGGCCTTGTCCGTGGCCACGGCCTTCAGGAACGTGGGCAGGTCGGCGTCGAGCATGGCCTCGCGGGTCATGGCGCCGGGCACGACCGTCGCCAGCTCGGGCAGGGCGTAGACGCCGCCGGGCTTGTTGACGCGGCCAAGAAGCAGGTTCAGGGACATGCCGGCGATAAAGGGGCCGGCGCCGAGTCCCTGGCCGAACGGGGAACCGGCCACGACCAGCGGCGCCTTGGCCGAAGCCAGGGCCTTGGCCAGGTCGGCCAGGACGGCGGGCTCGATGCCCGTGGCCCGCTTGACGTCCTCGGGGCCGAAGCCGCCGTTGACCACGGCCTTGAAGGTGTCGAATCCCGGGGCGTTGGTCGTGGCGCCGGCCTTGAGCAGGTGCCAGGCGATGCCGAGGGCCACCACGCCGAGGTCTGCGGCCGAGGCCGGGATCCACTGGTCGCACACGCTAGCCGTGTTGTTCCTGACCGGACCCACGTAGACGTAGTTGGACTGGGGCTTCTGGCCGGCCGGGCGGCGCTCGGCAAAGGCCTTGCGGTTGCGGGTGGAGGTGCCCCAGGTCTCGAAGATGTCCGCGCCAAGGACCAGCACGGTATCCGCGTTTTCGAAGTCGTAGCCGGCCTGCCCCTTGGCGCCCATGAGCTTCATGCCCTTGGCGGCCGCCTGGGCCTCGGACGGCATCATGAAGTAGCCGGCCGAGCCGAGCTTGCCGACAAAGGCGGACAGGAGCTCGTTGACCGAGCCGGTGGCGTCGCCGGAGACGCAGGCCACCGCGCCCTTGGCCGCGCCGAGCTTGTCGGCCATTTCGATGAGCGCCTGCTCCCAGGTGATGGGCTCGAAGCCCTTGCCCGACTTTTTCATCGGCGATTTGATGCGGGCCGGGCTGTAGAGCATGTAGACTTCGGAGCGGGCCAGGGCGGAGACGCCGCCACGGGACAGGGGATGGGCGGGGTTGCCGCCGGCAGTGACGGGATTGCCCGCCACGCGCATGATTTTCAGGCCTTCGCCGGCCGGACACAGCTTGCTCGTCGTCGTTACGTGGTCGATCTGGCCCTTGGGCACCTTGGGAATCCACGGCCAGTTCTGGGTCCAGATAGATGCGTCATCCAACAATTTCCACGGGATGGGGGTGAACATGGTGCCCACGGCGCCACCCGCCACAAGCCCGAGGAAAGCTCTGCGATCAAGTCCCATTTCTCCCCCCTTATTTATGACAGACG encodes:
- the qrcC gene encoding menaquinone reductase iron-sulfur cluster-binding subunit QrcC, with the translated sequence MSGQSTKEFPITWGMVIDIDKCTGCGACMASCQTENNINPQPEASNKLRSTSWMLVYELTNDKAFPNHDIAYLPRPCQQCGNPPCVSVCPVIATDKNEDGGIVSQVYPRCIGCRYCVAACPYHVRYFGWYDPIWPEGMEKVLAPLTSVRPRGVVEKCTFCHHRWNLAKDAARVAGKNPDDLDDGAYVTSCVQNCPSGALSFGDLKNPKHKVHELSKSPNAFRLLERLGTDTQVYYISRREWVRKLGDNYLKSE
- the qrcD gene encoding menaquinone reductase integral membrane subunit QrcD, with protein sequence MSLMEMEKNWYPLGVERCPLGKFLAWLGFLGLWVLLGAIAAGLVLWKGIGVTGLDNYFGFGLWITFDLAVIALGAGAFFTGLLRYIIGIDELKNIINLTVIKGFICYSGAMIILSLDVGQPIRAWFGYWHPNVHSMLTEVIFCITCYLMVLIIEYVPLILEQKQINKIPFLHNLAHQMHVVMPLFAGIGAFLSTFHQGSLGGMYGVMFARPYAFRDGFFIWPWTFFLFVLSAIASGPCLTVLICGFMEKLSGRKLTTYRVKSLMCKIGGTMLLIYMVFKYLDTWAWINNVLPRAGLTFDQMFYELVYGRWLFFTELVLCLPVPVIFLLTPLRKKPAFMYAGAALSCLGVIINRYVFTVQALAQPVLPFTKWEIYTPNWAEWTSSLMIVAYGFIVMSLSYRYLPIFPQEVGLNKK
- the qrcB gene encoding menaquinone reductase molybdopterin-binding-like subunit QrcB; this translates as MGLDRRAFLGLVAGGAVGTMFTPIPWKLLDDASIWTQNWPWIPKVPKGQIDHVTTTSKLCPAGEGLKIMRVAGNPVTAGGNPAHPLSRGGVSALARSEVYMLYSPARIKSPMKKSGKGFEPITWEQALIEMADKLGAAKGAVACVSGDATGSVNELLSAFVGKLGSAGYFMMPSEAQAAAKGMKLMGAKGQAGYDFENADTVLVLGADIFETWGTSTRNRKAFAERRPAGQKPQSNYVYVGPVRNNTASVCDQWIPASAADLGVVALGIAWHLLKAGATTNAPGFDTFKAVVNGGFGPEDVKRATGIEPAVLADLAKALASAKAPLVVAGSPFGQGLGAGPFIAGMSLNLLLGRVNKPGGVYALPELATVVPGAMTREAMLDADLPTFLKAVATDKAKAPQALLVYDANPAYGLPETATMAKALEKIPYKVSFASFLDETAAMCDLVLPNSLTLERYDDVVTPYGSGFCLYSLVRPIQKPVHDTRTTGDVIFALARKMSVDLKFDGFLAMLKEKVATLGKASGGFVAKDVMPWQVAAGKPAPALAAGDLWKALEAGYAWTMVGTVAQTGMGFAPDVLAKAVKIAKAPAKTAVLAPYAQLRTGTPTTGIPCQDLTMVPDTELLGEATFVKLNAETAKALGVKKGATVKLTGAGVDREAKVHIFESVMTGVVAAPLGYGHTAFDIFSKGKGANYLSLMAVAEEPGTGMSVWTAAEVKIA
- a CDS encoding sugar transferase, which translates into the protein MAFKTRQRAITWLRSIDLGVAAVSLLVAAKVASTELPAVPPDTALHFDAATAALFLGLFVATASVFPLFALYTETALFLWRQALKASVKAVTAVVLILVVVAAVLNPPLVTPAFLATYWVMACVGGIAARFVTRRLLFLTEAQGIAARRTLIVGTGARAQEIALRMLENPGHGHRFMGFVGLEWEAPVPTPLPERFRLVSGVSDFAAYLREHVVDEVLICLPLTDLCDRATNLVSECEEQGVSVTVVTRLFELANPRHRPGSHGGELVVTITNTLADERELILKRFLDVTVSLAMLVLLSPLLLAVWALVRLTSPGPALFVQERVGLNKRLFKFYKFRTMVQNAEALQAGLECQNEMCGATFKIKNDPRITPIGRLLRKTSIDELPQLFNVLRGEMSLVGPRPLPVRDVIRIEKDWPRRRFGVKPGITCLWQICGRNTIPFERMMELDIEYVDTWSVALDLRILLRTVPVVCSMRGAY
- a CDS encoding 3D domain-containing protein, giving the protein MENETKNPGSDMGMRPLAMPAATVCLALAAFGLGFGRDLVHRRLADLRHDNRRLAQETVMRGDEAERVADLFTLAKEDRRRFRLTATAYCPLCGTDDDTPQPAALGGRVRPDRTVAVSRDLKRLLGRKVYIEGLGVRVVEDLMHPRYTGRVDLCLADREQAVAFGVKRLEVVVVD